The sequence AGAGTGGAAGACTTTATTATAAGAGTAGAAAATTTATCGAAAACTTTTGAAGACGGTATACCGGTTTTAAGTGACGTAAACATCAACATAAGAAAAAATGAATTTGTTACTTTATTAGGACCTAGTGGTTGCGGAAAAACAACATTGCTGAGGATTTTGGGAGGATTTGAAGAGCAAACAGCAGGCGATGTTTATTTTGAAAACATATTGGTTAAGGGCATCCCTCCATACAAAAGAAAGCTTAATACTGTATTTCAAAAATACGCCTTGTTTCCACATATGAATGTTTCAGAAAATATAGCATTTGGTCTCAATATTAAGAAAATAGATAAGGCTATTATTCAGCAAAAAGTAACAGAAATGTTGCAGTTAGTAAATTTGCAAGGATTTGAAGCTCGAAAAGTTAATTCGTTAAGTGGCGGGCAGCAGCAAAGGGTGGCTATTGCACGTGCGTTGGTAAATGAACCCGAAGTATTGCTACTGGATGAGCCTTTGGGAGCATTAGATTTGAAGCTTAGAAAAGGTATGCAAATTGAATTGAAGAAAATTCAGAAAAAGCTAGGCATCACATTTATTTTGGTAACGCACGATCAAGAGGAAGCGCTAACTATGTCTGATACCGTCATTGTTTTTAAGGGAGGAAAAATTCAGCAAATTGGATCTCCTGCAGATATATATAATGAGCCAGAAAATGCTTTTGTGGCAGATTTTATTGGAGAGAGTAATATATTAGAGGGGGTTATGATAAGAGATTATTTGGTGAAATTTGATGATATAGAATTTGAATGTGTTGATGCAGGTTTTGGAAATAACGTTGCTGTGGATGTGGTAATTAGACCCGAAGATTTTCGAATTTTTGTAGATGATACTGGAAGGTTGGCGGGTAATGTTGTTGGAGTTACATTTAGAGGTGTACATTATGAAATGGAAATTGAGTCTGGAGACAGGGTATTTGTAGCGCACTCCACAAAAATGTTTCCTGTTGGAGCAAGTGTAAGCTTGGACTTAGAACCGGAGGATATTCATATTATGTGTAAGGAGGGTCAAAATGAATACTAAAAAATA is a genomic window of Candidatus Epulonipiscium viviparus containing:
- a CDS encoding ABC transporter ATP-binding protein; its protein translation is MEDFIIRVENLSKTFEDGIPVLSDVNINIRKNEFVTLLGPSGCGKTTLLRILGGFEEQTAGDVYFENILVKGIPPYKRKLNTVFQKYALFPHMNVSENIAFGLNIKKIDKAIIQQKVTEMLQLVNLQGFEARKVNSLSGGQQQRVAIARALVNEPEVLLLDEPLGALDLKLRKGMQIELKKIQKKLGITFILVTHDQEEALTMSDTVIVFKGGKIQQIGSPADIYNEPENAFVADFIGESNILEGVMIRDYLVKFDDIEFECVDAGFGNNVAVDVVIRPEDFRIFVDDTGRLAGNVVGVTFRGVHYEMEIESGDRVFVAHSTKMFPVGASVSLDLEPEDIHIMCKEGQNEY